CACCGCTAATCAGCAAATTAATTATCCCCCAAAACAGTACTAAAAACGAAGCTCCTTTATAGGTCATTACTTTTTTATAATTACTTGCCTTCTTTACGCACCCGCTTTAAAACCTGTTTAGTTCAGATTTATGGATTTTGGCAGGCTTACATTATGCCTTCCGTTTTGGCGAAAGAGCCGGCAAAAGTAAAATATCAACCAACCTTAGCCAAGCTAATTTTTAACCTTACGCAAAATAAATATTTTAAAAAAATGGACATGGCCGCTGGTGCATAACTTTTATTCCGGAAGTCAGTTAAAGAAAATGACGCAATTAAAAGCAGATGGAAGAAAAAGATGTACATACTATATACGCCGATCCGGTGCAATCGGCGGCAGAAGCCGGTTTACGCTATATACCCGACACTCGTAAAGGTTTTACCCGGAAAAAAAGCGGCAAAGGTTTTACTTACCTGGATATCAAAGGCGAAAAAATTACGGATTCCAAAACTATAGAACGGATTAATAAGCTAATTATTCCGCCGGCTTGGGAAAACGTTTGGATTTGTACTTCGCCCAATGGGCACATTCAGGCAACGGGGCGCGATCAGAAAGGTCGCAAACAGTACATTTATCACCCGGAGTGGCGCAATACCCGCAGTTTAACCAAGTTTAGCCGCATGATTGCTTTCGGCGAAGCTTTACCTACTATGCGGCAGCAAATTGAAAAAGATTTACAAATCCGGGATTTAAATCAACGTAAAGTTACAGCCATTGTGCTCAACTTGCTCGATCAATCTTTGATCCGGATCGGGAACCGGCACTACGCCCAAACCAATAAATCGTATGGCTTAACTACGCTACGCGATAAACACGTAGCTATTGAGGGCGATGAAGTAAAATTTCAGTTTGTGGGTAAAAAAGGAGTAAGCCACGAAATTGGCATTAAGGACCGCCGTTTAGCCCGACTCGTAAAAAAATGCAAAGACATTCCGGGCTACGATTTATTTCAATACTACGATCCGGATGGTTCGCGGCAAACTTTAGACTCCGGCCAGGTAAACAGCTACATTCAGGAAATTAGCGGCAACGATTTCACAGCTAAGGATTTTCGGACCTGGGGCGGCACTGTTCTAATGGTAGAATGCCTGGAGCAATTACTCGACGAAAATCCGGAGTTGGAAAAAGAAAAATCAATTAAAAATGCTTTTAAAATTGTAGCTAAAGGTTTGGGTAACACGCCTACGGTTTGCAGTAAGTACTACGTGCATCCGCAAATCCTGGAAATTTTTAAAAGCGACCAGTTGCTCGATTATTTAAAAAAACACGACGCCGACGAGTTTACAGATTCGTACCTGTCGGCCACAGAGAAAATGGTAGTTGAAATGCTGAAAAGCGCCTTGGCGCAATCGCAATCTTAACGCGTATAGGTTTTTAAATTATGGAACAGTAGCGGGATTAAAAAATCAGATTTTTAGTCCCGCTACTGTTCTATTTAAATCAATCTCAATTACTTAATCAAAAACAATAACTTTATCGCGGTGTTTGGTGCGTAAAAAGCCCCGGATAATTTGTTGTATATCTTTGTTATCGTTAAACGGTTTCACGGCGCTTTTAAAATCTTCCATATTGCTAGCCGAGAAGGTTTCGTCAACAAACCCAAAACCAACGTACCGGCCATTATCTACGCACACCACCGTACGTTCGCCGGGCTCACGGCCTTTGCCAACAATTACAAAAGAGTCGTGCTCGTAGGTAAATGATTCAATGGCCTGATCTACCCGGGCGTTGTATTCTTCGGGCGGTTCTTGGTTTACGCAGGCGCCTTTGCATTGGTGTACCTGATAATCAAAACAAGCGCCTTTGGTTTTGTACAAATCGCATAACTTCTGGCACAAGTTATACTTAGCCACTTTGTGGTACAAAAAATCTTTTGATTTAAAATGATTACTTAAAGCAATAATGGGCGGATTATCGGGCGATACTTTTTGAAAAGTTAAACGTTTGTAGCCGTTCTGGTCGTAGTAAGTATAGATACCCGAGCTAAACACGCTACGCCGCTGCTGCCGGTTATAAAAAGGTTTCAAGCGTTTAATTTCATCCGATTCAAAGAGCAAAGCCACTAATTCGTTGCCCATCAGTTCGTAAGAAATATCCGTAATCCGGTTCTTAAACTCAATCGACTTCCGGCTTTTTACATCAATGTTAAAATGCTGGGTTACTCTTTTACGAATGTTAATGCTTTTGCCCACGTAAATTACTTCGCCTTGCTCATCGTAGAAATAATAAACGCCGGGCACTTCAGGTAAGGCATCTATTTGCGCCCGCGAAATAGCCGGCGGCAAAAGCGAGGTGCGCATCTCATTCGTGATAAACTTCTTGCTTTTTTCGATTAGTGCATCGCCGGAGTTTACAATGGCTTGCTCATTAATCTTAATCAGTTTATCAAATAATTTAGCGGTAGCTTCGGCGTCGCCAATGGCCCGGTGGCGCATTTGCAAATCAATATCAATGCTCTTGCACAGTTTGCCTAAACTATAAGAAGGTAAACCCGGCATAAGCGAGCGACTTAACCGTACGGTACACAAAGTTTTACGCTGGTAATTAAAACCTAAATCGGCAAATTCTTTTTTAATGAAAGAATAATCAAAGCGTACGTTGTGGGCCACAAATACTTTGCCTTCGGTAAACTGCACAATGTCTTTAGCCACCTCATGAAATTTAGGCGCTTCCCGCACCATATCGTCGGTAATACCGGTAAGTTGGGTAATAAAAAAAGGAATGGGCCGCTCCGGGTTGATTAAAGTATTGTATTGATCTACCACCTGGTTACCATCGTGAATAAAGATAGCAATTTCCGTAATCCGGTCCTGCGTGGGTTGACCACCGGTGGTTTCTATGTCGATAATAGCGTACAAAGGGGCTATGTTTAGTTTTAAGTAATTAGCTTATGTTTAATAACAATTTGCTTTAGTTGCTTAGTTTCAAAAAGAACCTAGTCTGTTTAAGGAAGAGCTAAAATATTTTAGCACAAGCCATTAAAATTACTAAACATACTGGCATTTACTAAAGGAATTTCAAATTTTTAAAATCTGGAAACCCATAAACCGGTAAAAACAAGAAAAGTAGCATCCAGGTTATATGCTACTTTTCAGGTAAGTAAAAATTTTACAATGTACCGGAAAGCCACTGCAGCTAGTTTTCCATTTGCCTGATTTTATAATTACTAAAAAGAAAAAATTTTAAAAATTCTGCTTTACTTCGTGGCTTTATCTTGTTGCTCTTTCTCTTTTTTTAAGTTTAGAATTGTTCGCACCTTATCGGACAAAGTAGCAAATACATTGGGCTTATCAGAATCGTTGTTAATGTCGCTGAGCAAAAAGCCAAATGGTTCTAAAGGCTCGTAGGCGTCGAATAAAACTTTAAGAATGGCAATAATCGGGATCGACAAAATCATACCGGCTGCCCCCCAGATTTCGCCCCCAATAATTAATGCCAGAATAGCGGCAAAAGGATTTATACTTACTTTAGAGCCGGTGATATTGGGCGTAATAAAATTACCTTCCAGGAACTGCACAAAAGCAAAAATACCAATTACCACCAAGGCCTGCACCAAAGATCCGGTTAATACCAGGGTATAAAGAGCCGGCAAGGCAGCACCAATTAAAATACCGATGTACGGAATAATGGTAAGCACCGAAGCAAAAATACCAAAAAACACCGCGTATGGCACCCCCATAATCATCAATCCCATCATGTTCAGAATGGCCACTATCACGATTACAATCAGCAGACCGGTAATGTAACTAGCTACCACTTTTTGAATATTATCGATGGTTTGCATTAACGTAGACCGTTTGTCGCGGGTAATAAACTTAAACATAAACCGCCGGAAGTGCTCCCGGTAGTACAGCATAAAAAATATGTAAATAGGTATAATAGTAAGTACACTTAAGGCGCCGGTGGTTAAAGATAAAGTGCCGGTTAAAATAGTAGTACCGGTTTGCTGCAAAGTGCCCATGTTTTTGGTAATAAATTCCCGGCCGTTAGTGGGCTTAATGCCAAAGTTGTTCAGCAAGAACACCTGAACTTTCTGGATGTACTCATTTACTTTATCCGATAAAGTTGTTAACTCCTGAATAAAACTGACTAGTTGAGAAGACAACAACCAGATTAAACCGGCTAAAAAGGCAATAATTAAAATTATACATAACAAAATAGCTAAGGGGCGCGGGAAACGCCAACGTTCCAGTCGTTCGCAAAGTGGCACCAGCAACAACGCAAATAAGCCCGAAAAGCAAATAGGAACCAGAATGGATTTAAAGGTTTGCAAAAACCAAATCAGCAAAACCAGACCCAATAAAATAATAGTGTACTTAAAGTACTTAGGGAAGGAGATTTCCATTTTTTAGTAAAATATTTAGCATTAAGTGAATTAAATTCCAGGAAAATTAGCTAAATTTAGGTAAATAAATGTTAGCTCTTAGCTTATGAAGTAGGGTAATACAGCTAACAAATAGGGTTTTTATTGAACCTGTAAGATGTAAAATTAGTTTACCTTAAACAAGTAACAGAAACTCAATTCTTGCTTTATAATGCAAATGTTATTAGCATTTCTAACACATAACCTCTAGGCCTTATACGTGCCTCGCTTTCGGGGTTATAAATTTTTTTCTTTACTTTAACCTTAAATCTTTTTTATAACACCTTTTCTTTAGAATGGCTGAAGTAACAAACAATTATACCGAAGATAGTATCCGCTCCCTGGATTGGCGCGAACACATCCGGCTCCGGCCCGGTATGTACATTGGTAAGCTGGGCGATGGCTCCTCGCAGGATGATGGTATTTATATTCTGGTAAAAGAAATTATCGATAACTCCATCGACGAATACGTAATGGGGAACGGTAAAACTATTGAAATTAAAATTACCGATCATAAAGTGCAGGTTCGTGATTACGGCCGGGGTATTCCGCTGGGTAAAGTAATCGACTGCGTGAGTAAAATTAACACGGGCGGTAAGTACGACAGCAAAGCTTTTCAGAAATCAGTTGGTTTAAATGGGGTAGGTACCAAAGCCACCAATGCGTTAGCCAGTTACTTTAAAGTACAATCTGTGCGCGATGGCCAGATGAAAACTGCCGAATTTGAACGCGGCGAATTAATAAATGATCATCCGGTAATTGAAACCAATCAGCGCAACGGAACTTTAATAACCTTTGTGCCGGACGATACTATTTTTAAAAACTACCGGTTTATCCCGGAATATCTCGAAAACCAGATCCGAAATTACGTATATCTGAACGCCGGCTTAACTATAAACTTTAACGGCCAGAAATACTATTCTGAACACGGCCTAAAAGATTTACTTACCCACAAGACCGATGTAGAGTCATTGCGTTATCCTATTATTCATTTAAGAGGCGAAGACATTGAGCTAGCTCTATCGCATGGTGATGAATACGGCGAAGAATATTACTCCTTTGTAAACGGGCAGTATACGACCCAAGGTGGTACTCACTTAGCCGCCTTCCGCGAAGCAGTGGCCAAAACCGTTAAAGAATTTTTCAAAAAAGATTACGAGGCTTCGGATGTTCGGGCTTCCATCATAGGCGCTATCAGCATTCGGGTACAAGAGCCGGTTTTCGAATCTCAAACTAAAACCAAACTAGGTTCTATTCAGATGGGTCCGGATAGCCCAACAGTGCGCGGGTATATTCACGATTTTGTAAAAGAACACCTGGATAACTTCCTGCACAAAAATCCGGCAATAGCTGATGCCATGAAACGCCGCATTGAGCAGAGCGAGCGGGAGCGTAAGGATATGGCCGGTATTAAAAAACTAGCTAACCAACGCGCTAAAAAAGCCAACCTGCACAATCGTAAGCTGCGTGATTGCCGCGTGCACTTTACCGATGAGCAAAACGAAAAACACCTGCTTTCCACTTTGTTTATTACCGAGGGTGATTCGGCGAGTGGTTCAATTACTAAATCGCGGAACGTAGATACCGAAGCCGTATTTAGTTTACGGGGTAAACCGTTAAACTGCTTTGGGTTAAAGAAAAAGGTAGTGTACGAAAACGAAGAATTTAACCTCTTACAACACGCCTTAAATATTGAAGAAAGCCTGGAAGACTTGCGCTACAACCGGGTAGTAATTGCTACCGATGCCGACGTGGATGGCATGCACATTCGTTTGCTGTTGCTCACGTTCTTTTTGCAGTTTTTCCCGGATTTAGTAAAAAATGGTCACTTATTTATTCTGGAAACGCCTTTGTTCCGGGTACGCAACAAAAAAGAAACCATTTACTGCTACAACGAAGAAGAAAAGCAAGCCGCCATGAAAAAGCTGGGCAAGAACCCGGAAATTACACGTTTCAAAGGATTAGGCGAGATTTCACCGGACGAGTTTGGTAAATTCATTGGCGATAACATTCGTTTAGAGCCGGTAATTTTAAATACCGAAACTTCAATCCAGAAAATACTGAGCTACTTTATGGGTAAAAACACGCCGGAGCGCCAGAATTTTATTATTGATAACCTCAAAGTAGAAAAAGACATTGTTGAGGACGTAGAAGAGGAAGTTTATGCTTAATATAAAAAATGAAAATGATGCGCTGTTAAACGAAGAAGAACCGTTTGACGGCGAAGAAAAGATACACGAAATTACAGCCGTTGACGGCATGTACCAAAACTGGTTCCTGGATTATGCTTCGTACGTAATTCTGGAACGGGCGGTACCCGCCATTGAAGACGGCTTAAAACCCGTACAACGCCGCATTCTGCACGCCATGAAAGAGATGGATGATGGTCGCTTT
The sequence above is a segment of the Adhaeribacter swui genome. Coding sequences within it:
- a CDS encoding AI-2E family transporter, giving the protein MEISFPKYFKYTIILLGLVLLIWFLQTFKSILVPICFSGLFALLLVPLCERLERWRFPRPLAILLCIILIIAFLAGLIWLLSSQLVSFIQELTTLSDKVNEYIQKVQVFLLNNFGIKPTNGREFITKNMGTLQQTGTTILTGTLSLTTGALSVLTIIPIYIFFMLYYREHFRRFMFKFITRDKRSTLMQTIDNIQKVVASYITGLLIVIVIVAILNMMGLMIMGVPYAVFFGIFASVLTIIPYIGILIGAALPALYTLVLTGSLVQALVVIGIFAFVQFLEGNFITPNITGSKVSINPFAAILALIIGGEIWGAAGMILSIPIIAILKVLFDAYEPLEPFGFLLSDINNDSDKPNVFATLSDKVRTILNLKKEKEQQDKATK
- a CDS encoding exonuclease domain-containing protein, producing MYAIIDIETTGGQPTQDRITEIAIFIHDGNQVVDQYNTLINPERPIPFFITQLTGITDDMVREAPKFHEVAKDIVQFTEGKVFVAHNVRFDYSFIKKEFADLGFNYQRKTLCTVRLSRSLMPGLPSYSLGKLCKSIDIDLQMRHRAIGDAEATAKLFDKLIKINEQAIVNSGDALIEKSKKFITNEMRTSLLPPAISRAQIDALPEVPGVYYFYDEQGEVIYVGKSINIRKRVTQHFNIDVKSRKSIEFKNRITDISYELMGNELVALLFESDEIKRLKPFYNRQQRRSVFSSGIYTYYDQNGYKRLTFQKVSPDNPPIIALSNHFKSKDFLYHKVAKYNLCQKLCDLYKTKGACFDYQVHQCKGACVNQEPPEEYNARVDQAIESFTYEHDSFVIVGKGREPGERTVVCVDNGRYVGFGFVDETFSASNMEDFKSAVKPFNDNKDIQQIIRGFLRTKHRDKVIVFD
- a CDS encoding DNA topoisomerase IB, with product MEEKDVHTIYADPVQSAAEAGLRYIPDTRKGFTRKKSGKGFTYLDIKGEKITDSKTIERINKLIIPPAWENVWICTSPNGHIQATGRDQKGRKQYIYHPEWRNTRSLTKFSRMIAFGEALPTMRQQIEKDLQIRDLNQRKVTAIVLNLLDQSLIRIGNRHYAQTNKSYGLTTLRDKHVAIEGDEVKFQFVGKKGVSHEIGIKDRRLARLVKKCKDIPGYDLFQYYDPDGSRQTLDSGQVNSYIQEISGNDFTAKDFRTWGGTVLMVECLEQLLDENPELEKEKSIKNAFKIVAKGLGNTPTVCSKYYVHPQILEIFKSDQLLDYLKKHDADEFTDSYLSATEKMVVEMLKSALAQSQS
- a CDS encoding DNA topoisomerase IV subunit B, which gives rise to MAEVTNNYTEDSIRSLDWREHIRLRPGMYIGKLGDGSSQDDGIYILVKEIIDNSIDEYVMGNGKTIEIKITDHKVQVRDYGRGIPLGKVIDCVSKINTGGKYDSKAFQKSVGLNGVGTKATNALASYFKVQSVRDGQMKTAEFERGELINDHPVIETNQRNGTLITFVPDDTIFKNYRFIPEYLENQIRNYVYLNAGLTINFNGQKYYSEHGLKDLLTHKTDVESLRYPIIHLRGEDIELALSHGDEYGEEYYSFVNGQYTTQGGTHLAAFREAVAKTVKEFFKKDYEASDVRASIIGAISIRVQEPVFESQTKTKLGSIQMGPDSPTVRGYIHDFVKEHLDNFLHKNPAIADAMKRRIEQSERERKDMAGIKKLANQRAKKANLHNRKLRDCRVHFTDEQNEKHLLSTLFITEGDSASGSITKSRNVDTEAVFSLRGKPLNCFGLKKKVVYENEEFNLLQHALNIEESLEDLRYNRVVIATDADVDGMHIRLLLLTFFLQFFPDLVKNGHLFILETPLFRVRNKKETIYCYNEEEKQAAMKKLGKNPEITRFKGLGEISPDEFGKFIGDNIRLEPVILNTETSIQKILSYFMGKNTPERQNFIIDNLKVEKDIVEDVEEEVYA